A stretch of Nonomuraea africana DNA encodes these proteins:
- a CDS encoding trypsin-like serine peptidase codes for MFRLVLAACLLLVTGPTGPTPTRDSWESRDTVGYWSRERIVNAQPADLLPFPRHDVAPPDSAPPAVPPGYGARRTVPGRKVLTPGGDRLGYSPVTRPYTGAHRLTGILLSHDPVARRDIACGAAVVRSRSRSLVLTAAHCLYAGGRPLTHVAFLPAYNGQRSGQQPLGVWPAMRVWVPKRWRERPYSPAQLPYDFGLAGVMRDAKLLEEVTGPGLRPLLTRRRSSMSGLELLGYPVGRSYPGTDMYRCLGDAVDGGAAGPGVLVTHNCQAANGTSGGPAVRGDAVAGVVSSSSPLSDASGYTVLTRLTPEPFGRLLAKADHVMRH; via the coding sequence GTGTTCAGGCTGGTGCTCGCGGCGTGTCTGCTCCTGGTGACCGGGCCGACCGGGCCGACGCCCACCAGGGACTCGTGGGAATCGCGGGACACCGTCGGCTACTGGAGCCGCGAACGGATCGTCAACGCCCAGCCGGCGGACCTCCTCCCCTTCCCTCGGCACGACGTGGCACCGCCGGACTCCGCGCCTCCGGCGGTGCCACCCGGTTACGGCGCCCGCCGTACCGTGCCGGGCAGGAAGGTACTCACTCCGGGCGGCGACCGCCTCGGCTACTCGCCGGTGACCAGGCCCTACACAGGGGCGCACCGGCTGACCGGGATCCTGCTGAGCCATGACCCGGTCGCGCGCAGGGACATCGCGTGCGGGGCCGCCGTGGTCAGGTCGCGCAGCCGCAGCCTGGTGCTGACCGCCGCCCACTGCCTGTACGCCGGTGGCCGTCCCCTTACCCATGTGGCCTTCCTGCCCGCCTACAACGGCCAGCGCAGCGGCCAGCAGCCGCTGGGCGTCTGGCCCGCGATGCGCGTCTGGGTGCCGAAGCGCTGGAGGGAGCGGCCCTACTCGCCCGCGCAGCTGCCCTACGACTTCGGCCTGGCCGGGGTGATGCGGGACGCGAAGCTCCTGGAGGAGGTCACCGGACCTGGGCTCCGGCCGCTGCTGACGCGCAGGAGGAGCTCGATGTCCGGCCTCGAACTGCTCGGGTACCCGGTCGGGCGGTCCTATCCGGGCACCGACATGTACCGGTGCCTGGGCGACGCCGTGGACGGTGGCGCGGCGGGGCCGGGCGTCCTGGTCACGCACAACTGCCAGGCGGCCAACGGGACCAGCGGCGGGCCGGCGGTGCGCGGAGACGCGGTGGCGGGCGTGGTCTCCTCCTCGAGCCCCCTGAGCGACGCCTCGGGATACACCGTGCTCACTCGCCTGACCCCCGAGCCATTCGGCCGCCTCCTCGCCAAAGCCGACCACGTGATGCGCCACTGA
- a CDS encoding Gfo/Idh/MocA family protein, whose protein sequence is MKIAMIGLGDIAEKAYLPVLSAQPGLDLHLCTRNERTLHRLGDAHRVAERSTSVEEVIKAGVDAAFVHAATEAHSEIVEPLLTAGVQVYVDKPIAYTLEETRHLVRLAADERVSLMVGFNRRYAPGYTALTELSRHLVLMQKNRPALPDTPRRAVFDDFIHVVDTLRFLAPGPVTERRIRTRTRDGLVEHLVLELAGEGFMAHGVMNRIGPASEESVEVLGDGVKRRVVNLGDVIDHTGEGERLVRRPDWVPVSRQRGIEQACLAFLSAVRAGEMISAADALVSHEICEDIVAACAD, encoded by the coding sequence ATGAAGATTGCCATGATCGGACTCGGCGACATCGCGGAGAAGGCCTACCTTCCCGTGCTGTCCGCCCAGCCCGGCCTCGACCTGCACCTGTGCACGCGCAACGAGCGGACGCTGCACCGGCTCGGTGACGCCCACCGCGTCGCCGAGCGGTCCACGTCGGTCGAGGAGGTGATCAAGGCAGGAGTCGACGCCGCCTTCGTGCACGCCGCCACCGAGGCCCACAGCGAGATCGTGGAGCCGCTGCTCACCGCGGGGGTGCAGGTCTACGTGGACAAGCCCATCGCCTACACCCTGGAAGAAACCCGTCATCTGGTACGGCTGGCAGCGGACGAGCGCGTCTCGCTCATGGTCGGCTTCAACCGGCGTTACGCGCCCGGCTACACGGCCCTGACGGAGTTGTCCAGGCACCTGGTCCTCATGCAGAAGAACCGTCCCGCGCTGCCCGACACGCCCCGGCGGGCGGTCTTCGACGATTTCATCCACGTGGTCGACACGCTCCGCTTCCTGGCGCCCGGCCCGGTCACGGAGCGGCGCATCAGGACCAGGACGCGCGACGGGCTGGTGGAGCACCTCGTGCTGGAGCTGGCGGGGGAGGGCTTCATGGCCCACGGCGTCATGAACAGGATCGGCCCCGCCTCGGAGGAGAGCGTCGAGGTGCTCGGCGACGGGGTGAAGCGGCGGGTGGTCAACCTGGGGGACGTGATCGACCACACCGGCGAGGGGGAGCGGCTCGTGCGGCGGCCCGACTGGGTGCCGGTCTCGCGGCAGCGGGGGATCGAGCAGGCGTGCCTGGCGTTCCTGTCGGCGGTGCGCGCCGGAGAGATGATCAGCGCGGCGGACGCGCTGGTCAGCCACGAGATCTGCGAGGACATCGTCGCCGCCTGCGCCGACTGA
- a CDS encoding NAD-dependent epimerase/dehydratase family protein encodes MGKHVVVGAGQVGPHVARKLIEQGHDVVVVTRSGSGPEGATRIAADVTDSARMIEISKGADAIYNCVNPKYHRWLTDWPPMAASFMAAAEASGAVLVALGNLYPYGPVRGPMTEDLPLASTNPKAQIRAKMWNDMLAAHKAGRIRAVEVRGSDYFGPGTTDQSYLGDRFLVPLKAGKTVQLVWPADIPHSWTYLPDVAEALVVAAADERAWGRPWHVPTSEPQTFRQMGARMAAVLGRPEPKLAQLPWPVVRAVGLFNPMIGELRHIRYQFVAPYEVDSSAFTATFGVRPTPMDEALRTTLGA; translated from the coding sequence ATGGGTAAGCATGTCGTCGTCGGAGCAGGGCAGGTCGGGCCGCACGTGGCGCGGAAGCTGATCGAGCAGGGGCACGACGTCGTCGTCGTCACGCGTTCGGGCAGTGGCCCCGAGGGGGCCACGAGAATCGCGGCGGACGTCACCGACAGCGCGAGGATGATCGAGATCTCCAAGGGCGCCGACGCGATCTACAACTGCGTCAACCCGAAGTACCACCGCTGGCTCACCGACTGGCCGCCCATGGCCGCCTCCTTCATGGCCGCCGCCGAGGCGAGCGGGGCGGTGCTGGTGGCGCTGGGCAACCTCTACCCCTACGGGCCGGTGCGCGGCCCGATGACCGAGGATCTGCCGCTGGCGTCCACCAACCCGAAGGCGCAGATCAGGGCCAAGATGTGGAACGACATGCTGGCCGCGCACAAGGCAGGCAGGATCAGGGCGGTCGAGGTCAGGGGCTCCGACTACTTCGGCCCTGGCACCACCGACCAGTCGTACCTGGGAGACAGGTTCCTCGTGCCGCTCAAGGCCGGCAAGACCGTGCAGCTGGTCTGGCCCGCCGACATCCCGCACAGCTGGACGTACCTGCCCGACGTGGCCGAGGCGCTGGTCGTCGCGGCGGCGGACGAGCGGGCGTGGGGCAGGCCGTGGCACGTGCCGACGAGCGAGCCGCAGACGTTCAGGCAGATGGGCGCGCGGATGGCGGCCGTCCTCGGCAGGCCCGAGCCCAAGCTGGCCCAGCTGCCGTGGCCGGTGGTGCGCGCAGTCGGCCTGTTCAACCCGATGATCGGCGAACTGCGGCACATCCGCTACCAGTTCGTCGCGCCGTACGAGGTCGACTCCTCCGCCTTCACCGCCACCTTCGGCGTCCGGCCCACGCCGATGGACGAGGCGCTCCGCACTACGCTCGGAGCATGA
- a CDS encoding YrdB family protein, giving the protein MLAVAKGANMLLMFLLELGVLISVGYWGFTLSSNWGVRLLAGIGGPVLFAVLWGLFAAGGGTNATYPLTGIARGLFEVAWFGGGALALYLAGAATPAAFLAAAFVVNAALRLLWQQS; this is encoded by the coding sequence ATGCTCGCCGTCGCCAAGGGCGCCAACATGCTCCTGATGTTCCTCCTGGAGCTCGGCGTGCTGATCTCCGTCGGGTACTGGGGCTTCACGCTCAGCTCGAACTGGGGAGTGCGGCTGCTCGCGGGGATCGGCGGGCCCGTCCTGTTCGCGGTGCTGTGGGGGCTGTTCGCCGCCGGTGGCGGGACCAACGCCACCTACCCGCTCACCGGGATCGCCAGGGGTTTGTTCGAGGTCGCCTGGTTCGGTGGTGGGGCGCTGGCCCTCTACCTCGCGGGCGCCGCCACTCCCGCCGCTTTCCTGGCCGCTGCCTTCGTCGTCAACGCGGCCCTCCGCCTGCTGTGGCAGCAGTCCTGA
- a CDS encoding TetR/AcrR family transcriptional regulator, translating into MSTASRTARERVRAELIKEITDIARRHLSTEGAAGLSLRAVAREMGMVSSAIYRYFPTKDDLLTALIVDAYNAVGEAVEEADAGCARDDFTGRWLEMCRAVRAWALAHPHEYALIHGTPVPGYQAPADTVDPASRDGVMFGRLIADAHAAGAITVPQDTPTPEEFQGDAAVLRQAIFAGVPDEVILRGLHAWTWVYGAVSFELFGMYNNVITKRAATFEHGVLSMAHYVGLS; encoded by the coding sequence ATGAGCACCGCTAGCCGTACCGCCAGAGAACGTGTCCGCGCGGAGTTGATCAAGGAGATCACCGACATCGCCAGGCGGCACCTGTCGACCGAGGGCGCCGCGGGCCTGTCGCTGCGGGCCGTGGCGCGGGAGATGGGCATGGTCTCCTCCGCCATCTACCGCTACTTCCCCACCAAGGACGACCTGCTGACGGCGCTGATCGTCGACGCCTACAACGCGGTCGGAGAGGCGGTCGAGGAGGCGGACGCGGGCTGCGCCAGAGACGACTTCACCGGGCGCTGGCTGGAGATGTGCAGGGCGGTCAGGGCGTGGGCGCTGGCCCATCCGCACGAGTACGCGCTGATCCACGGCACCCCCGTACCCGGCTACCAGGCGCCCGCCGACACCGTCGACCCGGCCTCACGCGACGGGGTGATGTTCGGCCGACTGATCGCGGACGCCCATGCGGCGGGCGCGATCACGGTGCCGCAGGACACGCCGACCCCGGAGGAGTTCCAGGGGGACGCCGCGGTGCTGCGCCAGGCGATCTTCGCGGGGGTGCCCGACGAGGTCATCCTCCGCGGGCTCCACGCCTGGACGTGGGTGTACGGGGCGGTCAGCTTCGAGCTGTTCGGGATGTACAACAACGTGATCACCAAGAGAGCGGCCACGTTCGAACACGGTGTCCTCTCGATGGCCCACTACGTCGGCCTCAGCTGA
- the leuA gene encoding 2-isopropylmalate synthase — MTAQQPSSMPFQRYQPFEPIRLTDRTWPDQVITKAPRWCAVDLRDGNQALIDPMDSHRKLKMFELLVSMGYKEIEVGFPAASQTDFDFVRQIIDEGRIPDDVVIQVLTQARPELIERTFESIQGAKQAIVHLYNSTSTLQRRVVFGQDRDGITAIAVEGAKLVRKLAEAGDVDVYYQYSPESFTGTELEYAVEVCNAVNEVWQPTPDRKVIVNLPATVEMATPNVYADQIEWMHRNLAHRDSIILSLHPHNDRGSAVAAAELGYMAGADRIEGCLFGNGERTGNVCLVTLGMNLFSQGVDPEIDFSDIDEIRRVTEYCNQLPVHPRHPWGGELVYTAFSGSHQDAIKKGFEHLEADAAAAGVPVDSFTWAVPYLPIDPKDIGRTYEAVIRVNSQSGKGGVAYIMKADHQLDLPRRLQIEFSKVVQARTDAEGGEISPAAMYDIFTDEYLPNPANRWGRLSLMAHRHESTVDDKDRISADVRIDGEIREVEGTGNGPISAFIDAISSVGFEVRVLDYVEHAMSAGSDAKAASYLECDVNGEVLWGVGIDGNTTTASLKAIISAINRASR, encoded by the coding sequence ATGACCGCTCAGCAGCCCAGTTCCATGCCCTTCCAGCGCTACCAGCCGTTCGAGCCCATCAGGCTGACCGACCGCACCTGGCCCGACCAGGTCATCACCAAGGCTCCGCGCTGGTGCGCGGTCGACCTGCGGGACGGCAACCAGGCGCTGATCGACCCGATGGACTCCCACCGCAAGCTCAAGATGTTCGAGCTGCTGGTCTCCATGGGCTACAAGGAGATCGAGGTGGGCTTTCCCGCCGCCTCGCAGACCGACTTCGACTTCGTCCGGCAGATCATCGACGAGGGCCGCATCCCCGACGACGTCGTCATCCAGGTACTGACCCAGGCCAGGCCCGAGCTGATCGAGCGGACCTTCGAGTCCATCCAGGGCGCCAAGCAGGCCATCGTGCACCTGTACAACTCCACCTCCACGCTGCAGCGTCGCGTGGTGTTCGGTCAGGACCGCGACGGCATCACCGCGATCGCCGTCGAGGGCGCCAAGCTGGTACGCAAGCTGGCCGAGGCCGGCGACGTGGACGTCTACTACCAGTACTCACCCGAGTCGTTCACCGGCACCGAGCTCGAGTACGCCGTCGAGGTGTGCAACGCGGTCAACGAGGTGTGGCAGCCCACCCCCGACCGCAAGGTGATCGTCAACCTGCCGGCGACGGTCGAGATGGCCACCCCCAACGTCTACGCCGACCAGATCGAGTGGATGCACAGGAACCTGGCCCACCGCGACTCCATCATCCTGTCGCTGCACCCGCACAACGACCGCGGCAGCGCCGTGGCCGCCGCCGAGCTGGGCTACATGGCCGGCGCCGACCGCATCGAGGGCTGCCTGTTCGGCAACGGCGAGCGCACCGGGAACGTCTGCCTGGTGACCCTCGGCATGAACCTGTTCTCGCAGGGCGTCGACCCCGAGATCGACTTCAGTGACATCGACGAGATCCGCCGGGTCACCGAGTACTGCAACCAGCTGCCCGTGCACCCGCGTCACCCGTGGGGCGGCGAGCTGGTCTACACCGCCTTCTCCGGCTCCCACCAGGACGCCATCAAGAAGGGCTTCGAGCACCTGGAGGCCGACGCGGCCGCCGCGGGCGTGCCCGTCGACTCGTTCACGTGGGCGGTGCCGTACCTGCCGATCGACCCCAAGGACATCGGCCGCACCTACGAGGCGGTCATCAGGGTCAACAGCCAGTCGGGCAAGGGTGGCGTCGCCTACATCATGAAGGCCGACCACCAGCTCGACCTGCCGCGTCGGCTGCAGATCGAGTTCTCCAAGGTCGTCCAGGCGCGTACCGACGCCGAGGGCGGCGAGATCTCTCCCGCGGCGATGTACGACATCTTCACCGACGAGTACCTGCCGAACCCGGCCAACAGGTGGGGCCGCCTCAGCCTGATGGCCCACCGGCACGAGTCCACCGTCGACGACAAGGACCGCATCAGCGCCGACGTGCGGATCGACGGGGAGATCCGCGAGGTCGAGGGCACGGGCAACGGGCCCATCTCGGCGTTCATCGACGCGATCTCGTCGGTCGGGTTCGAGGTGCGGGTGCTCGACTACGTGGAGCACGCGATGAGCGCGGGCAGCGACGCCAAGGCGGCGTCGTACCTGGAGTGCGACGTCAACGGCGAGGTGCTGTGGGGGGTCGGGATCGACGGCAACACGACGACGGCCTCGCTCAAGGCGATCATCTCCGCGATCAACCGCGCCTCCCGCTGA
- the ddaH gene encoding dimethylargininase: MSGIALVRTPGPRLAEGIVTNIEREPVDAELAARQHAAYVRALEENGWRAEHVERADELPDGPFVEDTVVVCAGKAVLTMPGAPERRPEVESVAAAVRKLDLEIRRIEGPGTLDGGDVLQVGSRVYVGRSARTNDEGIAQLAAHLPEREVVPVELRGVLHLKSAVTALPDGTLIGDPAHVDLPDLLVPEEEAGSHVVLLGGDRVLMAASAPSTAATLAHRGLEVVRVDISEFEKLEGCVTCLSVLIRSRDVRP; this comes from the coding sequence ATGTCTGGTATTGCGCTGGTCAGAACGCCAGGACCCCGGCTGGCCGAGGGAATCGTCACCAATATCGAGCGGGAGCCCGTGGACGCGGAGCTGGCCGCCCGTCAGCACGCCGCCTACGTGCGCGCCCTGGAGGAGAACGGCTGGCGCGCCGAGCACGTCGAGCGCGCCGACGAGCTGCCCGACGGGCCCTTCGTCGAGGACACCGTCGTGGTCTGCGCCGGCAAGGCCGTGCTCACCATGCCCGGAGCGCCCGAGCGGCGGCCCGAGGTGGAGAGCGTGGCCGCGGCCGTACGGAAACTGGATCTGGAGATCAGGCGCATCGAGGGGCCTGGCACTCTCGACGGCGGCGACGTCCTCCAGGTGGGCTCGCGCGTCTACGTCGGCAGGTCGGCGCGGACCAACGACGAGGGCATCGCGCAGCTCGCCGCGCACCTGCCCGAGCGCGAGGTGGTCCCCGTGGAGCTGCGCGGCGTGCTGCACCTCAAGTCGGCGGTGACCGCGCTGCCCGACGGCACGCTCATCGGCGACCCCGCCCACGTGGACCTGCCCGACCTGCTCGTACCCGAGGAGGAGGCGGGCTCCCACGTGGTGCTGCTCGGCGGTGACCGCGTGCTGATGGCGGCCTCGGCGCCGTCGACCGCCGCCACGCTGGCGCATCGAGGTCTCGAGGTGGTGCGGGTCGACATCTCGGAGTTCGAGAAGCTCGAAGGATGTGTGACGTGTCTGTCCGTGCTCATTCGATCTCGCGATGTGAGACCTTGA
- a CDS encoding DUF2630 family protein gives MQDNEILSRINRLVTEEHELRGRLASGEVTTDEENARVKELEVALDQCWDLLRQRRARRGVGEDPDNAAPRPVGEVENYQQ, from the coding sequence ATGCAGGACAACGAGATTCTCAGCAGGATCAACCGCCTCGTCACCGAGGAGCACGAGTTGCGCGGCAGGCTCGCCTCCGGCGAGGTGACCACCGACGAGGAGAACGCGCGCGTCAAGGAGCTGGAGGTGGCGCTGGACCAGTGCTGGGACCTGCTCCGCCAGCGCAGGGCGCGTCGCGGCGTCGGCGAGGACCCCGACAACGCGGCCCCTCGTCCTGTCGGCGAGGTGGAGAACTACCAGCAATGA
- a CDS encoding VOC family protein has translation MDIKLSTCFIAVDDHDKALAFYRDVLGLEVRNDVGFEGMRWVTVGAPSQPDVDIVLEPPLADPNASPADKEAMAELLAKGLLRAVIFTTDDCDATFERIRAAGGEVLQEPIDQPYGVRDCAFRDPAGNMLRFNQPRKQ, from the coding sequence ATGGACATCAAGCTCTCAACGTGCTTCATCGCCGTCGACGACCACGACAAGGCGCTCGCCTTCTACCGGGACGTTCTCGGCCTGGAGGTGCGCAACGACGTCGGGTTCGAGGGGATGCGCTGGGTGACCGTCGGCGCGCCGTCGCAGCCCGATGTGGACATCGTCCTCGAACCGCCCCTCGCGGACCCGAACGCCTCGCCCGCCGACAAGGAGGCCATGGCGGAACTGCTGGCGAAGGGCCTGCTGCGCGCTGTCATCTTCACGACCGACGACTGCGACGCCACCTTCGAGCGCATCCGCGCCGCGGGTGGCGAAGTGCTGCAGGAGCCGATCGACCAGCCGTACGGCGTCCGCGACTGCGCCTTCCGCGATCCCGCCGGCAACATGCTGCGTTTCAACCAGCCTCGCAAGCAGTGA
- a CDS encoding helix-turn-helix transcriptional regulator — MDRDYAKPLDVPALARVALMSPGHFSRSFRAAFGETPYSYLMTRRIERAKALLRRGDLTVTEVCFAVGCTSLGSFSSRFTELVGESPSSYRARRHDEGAAIPACFAKIYTRPVRNGEAKPAPGP, encoded by the coding sequence ATGGACCGCGACTACGCGAAGCCGCTCGACGTTCCGGCGCTGGCGCGCGTCGCCCTCATGTCGCCGGGCCATTTCTCCCGCAGCTTTCGCGCCGCCTTCGGGGAGACGCCGTACAGCTACCTGATGACGCGTCGGATCGAGCGGGCCAAGGCGCTGCTGCGGCGGGGTGACCTGACGGTGACGGAGGTCTGCTTCGCGGTCGGCTGTACATCGCTTGGGTCGTTCAGCTCGCGGTTCACCGAGCTGGTCGGCGAGAGCCCCAGCTCATACCGGGCCCGCCGCCATGACGAGGGCGCCGCCATCCCGGCTTGCTTCGCCAAGATCTACACGCGACCCGTCAGGAATGGAGAAGCGAAACCTGCCCCCGGCCCGTAG
- a CDS encoding MFS transporter: MTTHAAARTPWKAVLGGSIGNLVEWYDWFVYSSFAVYFASSFFPKGNATAQLLNTLGIFAVGFLMRPVGGWLLGRYADRKGRKAALTMTVTLMSASALLIAIAPTYETVGYFGAVVLLVARLLQGISVGGEYAASATYLTEATPAGKRGFASSFQYVSMTAGQLVGLGLQIILQNTMSEEALNSWGWRIPFIIGALAAAVVFYLRRSLMETEVFDEDNKGTQPERGTLRQLFTHKREFFLVIALTMGGTVAYYTYTTYLTTYLSNTAGLPKSTATLVSFCALFIFMCVQPLAGALSDRIGRRPLLITFGFGSMLGTVPLMYALSSVSGFGGALVLSLVGLLIITGYTSINAVVKAELFPTNVRALGVALPYAIANAVFGGTAPYVALWFKDSGIESGFYWYVAGCAAVSLVVYFTMRETRDAALSSSEKTGPELVRA, encoded by the coding sequence TTGACGACTCACGCAGCCGCGCGCACGCCCTGGAAGGCGGTGCTCGGCGGTTCGATCGGCAACCTGGTCGAGTGGTACGACTGGTTCGTCTACAGCAGCTTCGCCGTCTACTTCGCGAGCTCGTTCTTCCCGAAGGGCAATGCCACCGCCCAACTCCTCAACACTCTGGGCATCTTCGCGGTCGGCTTCCTCATGCGGCCGGTAGGCGGCTGGCTGCTCGGCCGCTACGCCGACAGGAAGGGCCGCAAGGCGGCGCTCACGATGACCGTGACGCTGATGTCGGCCAGCGCGCTCCTGATCGCCATCGCCCCGACGTACGAGACGGTCGGCTACTTCGGCGCCGTGGTCCTGCTGGTGGCCCGTCTCCTGCAGGGCATCTCGGTCGGCGGGGAGTACGCCGCCAGCGCCACCTACCTGACCGAGGCCACCCCCGCGGGCAAGCGCGGCTTCGCCTCCAGCTTCCAGTACGTCTCCATGACGGCCGGTCAGCTGGTCGGCCTCGGCCTGCAGATCATCCTGCAGAACACGATGTCGGAGGAGGCGCTGAACTCCTGGGGCTGGCGCATCCCGTTCATCATCGGCGCGCTCGCCGCGGCCGTGGTGTTCTACCTGCGCCGCAGCCTCATGGAGACCGAGGTCTTCGACGAAGACAACAAGGGCACGCAGCCCGAGCGCGGCACCCTGCGCCAGCTGTTCACCCACAAACGCGAGTTCTTCCTGGTCATCGCCCTCACCATGGGCGGCACGGTCGCGTACTACACCTACACGACCTACCTCACGACCTACCTGTCCAACACCGCGGGCCTGCCGAAGTCCACCGCGACGCTGGTCAGCTTCTGCGCGCTGTTCATCTTCATGTGCGTCCAGCCGCTCGCCGGAGCGCTGTCCGACCGGATCGGCCGCCGCCCGCTGCTGATCACCTTCGGGTTCGGGTCCATGCTCGGCACGGTGCCGCTCATGTACGCGCTGTCGAGCGTCAGCGGCTTCGGGGGCGCGCTGGTGCTCTCCCTGGTCGGCCTGCTCATCATCACCGGCTACACCTCGATCAACGCCGTGGTGAAGGCCGAGCTGTTCCCGACGAACGTGCGGGCGCTGGGTGTGGCGCTGCCGTACGCGATCGCCAACGCGGTCTTCGGCGGCACCGCGCCCTACGTGGCGCTGTGGTTCAAGGACTCGGGCATCGAGTCCGGCTTCTACTGGTACGTCGCGGGCTGCGCGGCCGTCTCCCTGGTCGTGTACTTCACGATGCGCGAGACCCGCGACGCCGCCCTGTCGTCCAGCGAGAAGACGGGACCGGAGCTCGTCCGCGCCTAA
- a CDS encoding response regulator transcription factor, translated as MRVLLVEDDDRLAAALTTALSRHGHQIVRAGLAVDALRLAGGVDFVLLDLGLPDMDGLEALRRVRRVSAVPVIVVTARTEEREVLRGLRSGADDYLIKPFRTAELMARMEAVVRRGTRPMPARDHVVTVGDVRIDLETRQVSVDGETVTLTRREFDVLALLARQPGVVRSREEILDEVWGDPLLSASRSLDVHVAGLRAKTGRPGLVETLRGTGYRLGGQ; from the coding sequence ATGCGAGTTCTCCTGGTCGAAGACGACGACCGGCTCGCGGCCGCCCTGACCACGGCCCTGTCGCGGCACGGTCACCAGATCGTGCGCGCGGGGCTGGCCGTCGACGCCCTCCGCCTGGCGGGGGGCGTCGACTTCGTCCTGCTCGACCTCGGCCTGCCCGACATGGACGGGCTCGAGGCGCTGCGCCGCGTCCGCCGGGTCTCCGCGGTGCCGGTCATCGTGGTGACCGCGCGCACCGAGGAGCGCGAGGTCCTGCGCGGGCTGCGCTCGGGCGCCGACGACTACCTCATCAAGCCGTTCCGTACGGCGGAGCTGATGGCCCGCATGGAGGCGGTCGTGCGCAGGGGCACCCGCCCGATGCCGGCCCGCGACCACGTGGTCACCGTCGGCGACGTCCGCATCGACCTCGAGACGCGTCAGGTCAGCGTCGACGGCGAGACCGTGACGCTGACCAGGCGCGAGTTCGACGTGCTGGCGCTGCTGGCCAGGCAGCCGGGCGTGGTCCGCAGCCGCGAGGAGATCCTCGACGAGGTGTGGGGCGACCCGCTGCTGTCGGCCTCCCGCTCGCTCGACGTGCACGTGGCGGGGCTGCGCGCCAAGACGGGCCGCCCCGGCCTGGTCGAGACCCTGCGCGGCACGGGCTACCGGCTGGGCGGTCAGTGA